In a single window of the Streptomyces cinnabarinus genome:
- the gcl gene encoding glyoxylate carboligase, whose translation MARMTAVRAAVEILKREGVSNAFGVPGAAINPFYAALKASGGIQHTLARHVEGASHMAEGYTRTHPGNIGVCIGTSGPAGTDMITGLYSAIGDSIPILCITGQAPTAVIHKEDFQAVDIASIAKPVTKMAVTVLEAAQVPGVFQQAFHLMRSGRPGPVLIDLPIDVQLTEIEFDPETYEPLPVYKPAASRAQIEKAIGMLNAAERPLIVAGGGVINADAADLLVEFAELTGTPVVPTLMGWGLLPDDHELNAGMVGLQTSHRYGNATFLESDFVLGIGNRWANRHTGKLDVYTAGRTFVHVDVEPTQIGKIFAPDYGIASDAKAALALFVEVARELKAAGRLPDRSVWAASAQEKKATLQRRTHFDDIPIKPQRVYEEMNKAFGPETRYVSTIGLSQIAGAQMLHVFKPRHWINCGQAGPLGWTIPAALGVAKADPEAQVVALSGDYDFQFMIEELAVGAQHKIPYVHVLVNNSYLGLIRQAQRAFDIDFQVKLEFENINSPELGVYGVDHVKVAEGLGCKAIRVTDPAELGAALEQAKKLAAEFQVPVVVEAILERVTNISMSTTNDISNVVEFEELATEPGHAPTSIKTLKV comes from the coding sequence ATGGCTCGAATGACCGCTGTCCGCGCGGCAGTTGAGATCCTCAAGCGCGAGGGCGTCAGCAACGCGTTCGGTGTGCCCGGCGCGGCGATCAACCCCTTCTATGCCGCGCTCAAGGCGTCCGGCGGCATCCAGCACACCCTCGCCCGGCATGTCGAGGGCGCCTCGCACATGGCCGAGGGCTACACCCGGACCCACCCGGGCAACATCGGCGTGTGCATCGGCACCTCGGGGCCGGCCGGCACCGACATGATCACCGGTCTGTACTCGGCCATCGGTGACTCCATCCCGATCCTGTGCATCACCGGCCAGGCGCCGACCGCCGTGATCCACAAAGAGGACTTCCAGGCCGTCGACATCGCCTCGATCGCCAAGCCGGTCACGAAAATGGCGGTGACCGTCCTGGAGGCCGCACAGGTCCCCGGCGTCTTCCAGCAGGCCTTCCATCTGATGCGCTCCGGCCGTCCCGGCCCGGTCCTGATCGACCTGCCGATCGACGTCCAGCTCACCGAGATCGAGTTCGACCCGGAGACCTACGAGCCGCTCCCGGTCTACAAGCCCGCCGCGTCCCGCGCCCAGATCGAGAAGGCGATCGGGATGCTGAACGCCGCCGAGCGGCCGCTGATCGTCGCGGGCGGCGGTGTCATCAACGCCGACGCGGCCGACCTCCTGGTCGAGTTCGCCGAGCTGACCGGCACCCCGGTCGTGCCCACCCTGATGGGCTGGGGCCTGCTCCCCGACGACCATGAGCTGAACGCCGGCATGGTGGGCCTGCAGACCTCGCACCGCTACGGCAACGCGACCTTCCTGGAGTCCGACTTCGTCCTCGGCATCGGCAACCGCTGGGCCAACCGCCACACCGGCAAGCTGGACGTCTACACGGCCGGGCGGACCTTCGTCCACGTCGACGTCGAGCCCACCCAGATCGGCAAGATCTTCGCCCCGGACTACGGCATCGCCTCCGACGCCAAGGCCGCGCTGGCGCTGTTCGTCGAGGTGGCACGCGAGCTGAAGGCGGCGGGCAGGCTGCCCGACCGCTCCGTCTGGGCCGCGTCCGCGCAGGAGAAGAAGGCGACCCTCCAGCGCCGTACGCACTTCGACGACATCCCGATCAAGCCGCAGCGCGTCTACGAGGAGATGAACAAGGCGTTCGGTCCCGAGACCCGGTACGTCTCCACCATCGGCCTCTCCCAGATCGCCGGCGCCCAGATGCTGCACGTCTTCAAGCCACGGCACTGGATCAACTGCGGTCAGGCGGGCCCCCTCGGCTGGACGATCCCGGCCGCGCTGGGCGTCGCCAAGGCCGACCCGGAGGCGCAGGTCGTCGCCCTGTCCGGCGACTACGACTTCCAGTTCATGATCGAGGAGCTGGCGGTCGGGGCGCAGCACAAGATCCCGTACGTCCATGTGCTGGTCAACAACTCCTACCTGGGGCTGATCCGGCAGGCGCAGCGGGCCTTCGACATCGACTTCCAGGTCAAGCTGGAGTTCGAGAACATCAACTCGCCCGAGCTGGGCGTCTACGGTGTCGACCACGTCAAGGTCGCCGAGGGCCTCGGCTGCAAGGCGATCCGGGTCACCGACCCGGCCGAACTGGGCGCCGCCCTGGAGCAGGCCAAGAAGCTCGCCGCCGAGTTCCAGGTGCCGGTCGTCGTCGAGGCGATCCTGGAGCGCGTCACCAACATCTCCATGTCGACCACCAACGACATCAGCAATGTCGTGGAGTTCGAGGAGCTCGCGACCGAGCCCGGCCACGCGCCGACCTCGATCAAGACGCTGAAGGTCTGA
- a CDS encoding catalase produces the protein MSKRVLTTESGAPVADNQNSASAGIGGPLLLQDQHLLEKLARFNRERIPERVVHARGSGAYGYFEVTDDVTGFTHADFLNTVGKRTEVFLRFSTVADSLGGADAVRDPRGFAVKFYTEEGNYDLVGNNTPVFFIKDPIKFPDFIHSQKRDPFTGKQEPDNVWDFWAHAPEATHQVTWLMGDRGIPASYRHMNGYGSHTYQWTNAEGEAFFVKYHFKTNQGIRSLSAEQGAELAGKDPNSHQTDLLQAIERGVNPSWTLYVQLMAAAEAAEYRFNPFDLTKVWPHQDYPLQRVGRLVLDRNPDNVFAEVEQAAFSPNNFVPGIGPSPDKMLQGRLFAYADAHRYRLGVNHTQLAVNAPKATTAQNYGRDGLMASNSQGRYAKNYEPNSYDGPAETGRPLSAPLAVTGHTGTHEAPRHTKDDDFFQAGELYRLMSAEEKSRLIANISGGLAQVSRDDVIERNLAHFHAADPEYGRRVEEAVRALRED, from the coding sequence ATGTCGAAGCGCGTGCTCACGACCGAGTCCGGCGCCCCGGTCGCCGACAACCAGAACTCCGCCTCCGCCGGCATCGGCGGCCCGCTCCTCCTCCAGGACCAGCACCTTCTGGAGAAGCTCGCCCGGTTCAACCGTGAGCGCATCCCGGAGCGCGTGGTGCACGCCCGTGGCAGCGGCGCCTACGGCTACTTCGAGGTGACCGACGACGTCACCGGCTTCACCCACGCCGACTTCCTGAACACCGTCGGCAAGCGCACCGAGGTGTTCCTGCGCTTCTCGACCGTGGCCGACAGCCTCGGCGGCGCGGACGCGGTCCGCGACCCGCGCGGGTTCGCGGTCAAGTTCTATACCGAGGAGGGCAATTACGACCTCGTCGGCAACAACACCCCGGTGTTCTTCATCAAGGACCCGATCAAGTTCCCGGACTTCATCCACTCGCAGAAGCGCGACCCGTTCACCGGCAAGCAGGAGCCGGACAACGTCTGGGACTTCTGGGCGCACGCCCCCGAGGCCACGCACCAGGTGACCTGGCTGATGGGCGACCGCGGCATCCCGGCGTCGTACCGCCACATGAACGGCTACGGCTCGCACACCTACCAGTGGACCAACGCCGAGGGCGAGGCCTTCTTCGTCAAGTACCACTTCAAGACGAACCAGGGCATCCGCAGCCTCTCCGCCGAGCAGGGCGCCGAGCTCGCGGGCAAGGACCCCAACTCGCACCAGACGGACCTGCTCCAGGCCATCGAGCGGGGCGTGAACCCGTCCTGGACCCTCTACGTGCAGCTGATGGCGGCGGCCGAGGCGGCGGAGTACCGCTTCAACCCCTTCGACCTGACGAAGGTCTGGCCGCACCAGGATTACCCGCTCCAGCGGGTGGGCCGGCTGGTCCTGGACCGCAACCCCGACAACGTCTTCGCCGAGGTCGAGCAGGCCGCGTTCTCCCCGAACAACTTCGTTCCGGGCATCGGCCCCTCCCCCGACAAGATGCTCCAGGGCCGTCTGTTCGCCTACGCGGACGCGCACCGCTACCGCCTGGGCGTCAACCACACCCAACTCGCGGTGAACGCGCCGAAGGCAACGACGGCGCAGAACTACGGCCGGGACGGTCTCATGGCGTCCAACTCCCAGGGCCGGTACGCCAAGAACTACGAGCCGAACTCCTACGACGGCCCGGCCGAGACCGGCCGTCCGCTGTCCGCCCCGCTCGCGGTGACCGGCCACACCGGCACCCACGAGGCGCCGCGGCACACCAAGGACGACGACTTCTTCCAGGCCGGCGAGCTGTACCGGCTGATGTCCGCGGAGGAGAAGTCCCGGCTGATCGCGAACATCTCCGGCGGCCTCGCCCAGGTCTCCCGCGACGACGTGATCGAGCGGAACCTGGCCCACTTCCACGCCGCCGATCCGGAGTACGGCCGGCGGGTGGAGGAGGCGGTCCGCGCCCTGCGCGAGGACTGA
- a CDS encoding 2-hydroxy-3-oxopropionate reductase has protein sequence MSNLPKIAWIGLGIMGSPMSENLIKAGYDVTGFTLEQDKLDRLAKAGGRAAGSISEAVKDADVVITMVPASPQVEAIAYGPDGILDNARAGALLIDMSSITPQTSIDLAKAAGDKGIRVLDAPVSGGEAGAIEAVLSIMVGGEQADFDEARPVLDALGRTIVLCGPHGSGQTVKAANQLIVAVNIQACAEAVVFLEKSGVNLTAALDVLNGGLAGSTVLTRKKDNFLQRDFKPGFRIDLHHKDMGIVTDAARNVGAALPVGAVVAQLVASLRAQGDGGLDHSALLRAVERLSGAQI, from the coding sequence ATGAGCAACCTCCCCAAGATCGCCTGGATAGGCCTCGGCATCATGGGCTCCCCCATGTCCGAGAACCTGATCAAGGCGGGTTACGACGTCACCGGCTTCACCCTGGAGCAGGACAAGCTGGACCGGCTGGCCAAGGCCGGTGGCAGGGCCGCCGGTTCGATCTCCGAGGCCGTCAAGGACGCCGATGTGGTCATCACGATGGTGCCCGCCTCCCCGCAGGTCGAGGCCATCGCCTACGGCCCGGACGGCATCCTGGACAACGCCCGCGCCGGCGCGCTGCTGATCGACATGTCCTCGATCACCCCGCAGACCTCCATCGACCTGGCCAAGGCGGCCGGGGACAAGGGGATCCGGGTGCTGGATGCCCCGGTGTCCGGCGGCGAGGCCGGTGCCATCGAGGCCGTGCTGTCGATCATGGTCGGCGGCGAGCAGGCCGACTTCGACGAGGCCCGGCCGGTACTGGACGCGCTCGGCAGGACCATCGTGCTGTGCGGTCCGCACGGCTCCGGTCAGACCGTGAAGGCCGCCAACCAGCTGATCGTCGCCGTCAACATCCAGGCGTGCGCCGAGGCCGTGGTCTTCCTGGAGAAGTCGGGCGTGAACCTGACGGCCGCCCTGGACGTGCTCAACGGCGGTCTGGCGGGCTCGACCGTGCTGACCCGCAAGAAGGACAACTTCCTCCAGCGGGACTTCAAGCCGGGCTTCCGGATCGATCTGCACCACAAGGACATGGGCATCGTCACCGACGCCGCCCGCAATGTCGGCGCGGCCCTGCCCGTCGGCGCCGTGGTCGCCCAGCTGGTCGCCTCGCTGCGCGCCCAGGGCGACGGCGGCCTGGACCACTCCGCGCTGCTGCGCGCGGTCGAGCGCCTGTCCGGCGCGCAGATCTGA
- a CDS encoding TIM barrel protein has translation MGFAEQRFNVNLSILFTELPLLERPAAAAAAGFTAVELWWPWIDSPTPERSELDALKKAIEDAGVRLTGLNFYAGQLPGPDRGALSVPGEESERFRANIDVAADFAQSLGCKALNALYGNRVEGVDPAEQDALALENLTLAARAADRIGAILLIEALNKPESPLYPLVSAPAAVGIVDKVNDATGLGNAKFLMDLYHLSMNGEDLPSVIERYAAKTGHVQIADNPGRGAPGTGSLPLADLLDQLTKAGYDGWVGLEYKPGDRPSAEAFDWLPR, from the coding sequence ATGGGATTCGCAGAGCAGCGCTTCAACGTCAACCTGTCGATCCTCTTCACGGAACTCCCGCTCCTGGAGCGCCCCGCGGCCGCCGCCGCGGCCGGCTTCACCGCGGTCGAGCTGTGGTGGCCCTGGATCGACTCCCCCACCCCCGAGCGGTCCGAGCTCGACGCCCTGAAGAAGGCCATCGAGGACGCGGGCGTCCGGCTCACGGGCCTGAACTTCTACGCCGGACAGCTCCCGGGCCCGGACCGCGGCGCCCTGTCGGTCCCGGGCGAGGAGTCGGAGCGGTTCCGCGCCAACATCGACGTGGCCGCCGACTTCGCCCAGTCGCTGGGCTGCAAGGCGCTCAACGCCCTCTACGGCAACCGCGTCGAGGGCGTGGACCCGGCCGAGCAGGACGCGCTGGCGCTGGAGAACCTCACCCTGGCTGCCCGCGCCGCCGACCGGATCGGCGCGATCCTGCTGATCGAGGCGCTCAACAAGCCGGAGTCGCCGCTGTACCCGCTGGTCAGCGCGCCCGCCGCGGTGGGCATCGTCGACAAGGTCAACGACGCCACCGGCCTGGGCAACGCGAAGTTCCTCATGGACCTCTACCACCTGTCGATGAACGGCGAGGACCTGCCGTCGGTGATCGAGCGCTACGCCGCGAAGACCGGCCATGTGCAGATCGCCGACAACCCCGGCCGGGGCGCCCCGGGCACCGGCTCGCTCCCGCTGGCGGACCTCCTCGACCAGCTCACGAAGGCGGGTTACGACGGCTGGGTCGGCCTCGAGTACAAGCCGGGCGACCGCCCGAGCGCCGAGGCCTTCGACTGGCTGCCCCGCTGA
- a CDS encoding thiamine-binding protein, translated as MRLRVEFTTEPFDLDEAPAHALVAREVVEAAELDAVDVGPFGNTVEGGADAVLTAVDALLRRTLESGATRVSLQINVLGEGER; from the coding sequence GTGCGACTGAGAGTGGAATTCACGACCGAGCCCTTCGACCTCGACGAGGCCCCCGCGCACGCGCTCGTGGCCCGAGAGGTCGTCGAGGCCGCCGAGCTGGACGCGGTGGATGTCGGGCCGTTCGGGAACACCGTGGAGGGCGGCGCGGACGCCGTGCTCACCGCGGTGGACGCGCTGCTGCGCAGGACCCTGGAGTCCGGCGCCACCCGTGTCTCGCTCCAGATCAACGTGCTCGGGGAGGGTGAGCGGTGA
- a CDS encoding helix-turn-helix domain-containing protein, with the protein MGGEILPPDEAGVDDVVLSWEGAEVVAVRLPQLADSLDHILAAMERRKGKPLAELDRKAKQEVVRILEARGAFSVRHGVETVAGALGVSRFTVYNYLNREKEG; encoded by the coding sequence ATGGGCGGCGAGATCCTCCCGCCCGACGAGGCCGGCGTGGACGACGTCGTGCTGTCCTGGGAGGGGGCCGAGGTGGTCGCCGTACGGCTGCCGCAGCTCGCGGACTCCCTGGACCACATCCTGGCCGCCATGGAGCGCAGGAAGGGCAAGCCCCTCGCCGAGCTGGACCGCAAGGCCAAGCAGGAGGTCGTACGGATACTCGAGGCGCGTGGCGCCTTCTCCGTACGGCATGGCGTGGAAACCGTGGCCGGCGCCCTCGGTGTCAGCCGCTTCACCGTCTACAACTACCTGAACCGGGAGAAGGAGGGCTGA
- the uraD gene encoding 2-oxo-4-hydroxy-4-carboxy-5-ureidoimidazoline decarboxylase yields MTSTSTPGLIRFNALEQRAALAELHEACASRAWGEWLLAARPYASTEDLYTASDTATAELTAADLDEAMAGHPPIGRPKPGDPTSAREQRGMAGASEELRAEMLELNLAYQDRFGHVFLICATGRTGEQMRDAVKERIGNSPEQEREIVRTELGKINRIRLARLVEEEA; encoded by the coding sequence GTGACGTCCACATCCACGCCGGGCCTGATCCGGTTCAACGCCCTGGAGCAGCGAGCGGCCCTCGCCGAGCTGCACGAGGCGTGCGCCTCCCGGGCCTGGGGCGAGTGGCTCCTCGCCGCCCGCCCGTACGCCTCCACCGAGGACCTCTACACCGCAAGCGACACCGCCACGGCCGAGTTGACCGCCGCCGACCTCGACGAGGCGATGGCCGGCCACCCGCCGATCGGCCGCCCCAAGCCCGGCGACCCGACCTCGGCCCGCGAGCAGCGCGGCATGGCCGGCGCCTCCGAGGAGCTCAGGGCCGAGATGCTCGAACTGAACCTGGCCTACCAGGACAGGTTCGGCCATGTCTTCCTCATCTGCGCCACCGGCCGGACCGGGGAGCAGATGCGCGACGCCGTCAAGGAGCGGATCGGCAACTCGCCGGAGCAGGAGCGCGAGATCGTCCGCACCGAGCTGGGAAAGATCAACCGCATCCGACTGGCCCGACTCGTCGAAGAGGAAGCCTGA
- the uraH gene encoding hydroxyisourate hydrolase yields MSTSTTASVSTHILDTSVGRPAEGVAVQLSARSGRDADWRALGGSATDADGRCKDLPALPEGTTHVRLDFAVEAYFEKKQADAQQDAPANRDSGAAVFFPEVAITFAVVPGEHFHVPLLLNPFGYSVYRGS; encoded by the coding sequence ATGAGCACCAGCACCACGGCCTCCGTGTCCACCCACATCCTGGACACCTCCGTCGGCCGCCCCGCCGAGGGCGTCGCCGTTCAGCTCTCCGCCCGCTCGGGCCGGGACGCCGACTGGCGGGCGCTCGGCGGCTCCGCCACCGACGCGGACGGCCGGTGCAAGGACCTCCCCGCCCTGCCGGAGGGGACCACCCATGTACGGCTCGACTTCGCGGTCGAGGCGTATTTCGAGAAGAAGCAAGCCGATGCGCAGCAGGACGCCCCCGCGAATCGGGACAGCGGTGCCGCCGTGTTCTTCCCCGAGGTGGCGATCACGTTCGCCGTCGTACCGGGCGAGCACTTCCATGTACCGCTGCTGCTCAACCCGTTCGGCTACTCCGTTTACCGAGGGAGCTAG
- the pucL gene encoding factor-independent urate hydroxylase — MPTILGQNQYGKAENRVVKITRDGATHHIKDLNVSVALSGDMDEVHYSGSNAHVLPTDTTKNTVYAFAKEHGIESAEQFGIHLARHFVTSQEPITTARIRIEEYEWERIAASDANSRFIGADEVRHSFVRKGQETRVTQITYDGENWEVISGLKDLIVMNSTNSEFWGYVKDKYTTLQEAYDRILATQVSGRWRFNWTDDEQRMPNWEKSYEQTRKHMLQAFAETYSLSLQQTLYQMGSRIINNRSEIDEVRFSLPNKHHFLVDLEPFGLKNDNEVYYAADRPYGLIEATILRDGAEQLIPVDMTNL; from the coding sequence ATGCCCACCATCCTGGGACAGAACCAGTACGGCAAGGCCGAGAACCGGGTCGTCAAGATCACGCGGGACGGCGCCACCCATCACATCAAGGACCTCAACGTATCCGTGGCGCTGAGCGGCGACATGGACGAGGTCCACTACTCCGGCTCCAACGCCCATGTCCTGCCGACCGACACCACCAAGAACACGGTGTACGCGTTCGCCAAGGAGCACGGCATCGAGTCGGCCGAGCAGTTCGGCATCCACCTCGCCCGTCACTTCGTGACCTCGCAGGAGCCGATCACGACCGCCCGGATCCGCATCGAGGAGTACGAGTGGGAGCGCATCGCCGCCTCCGACGCGAACTCCCGGTTCATCGGCGCGGACGAGGTCAGGCACTCCTTCGTCCGCAAGGGCCAGGAGACCCGGGTCACCCAGATCACCTACGACGGTGAGAACTGGGAGGTCATCTCCGGTCTGAAGGACCTGATCGTGATGAACTCGACCAACTCCGAGTTCTGGGGCTACGTCAAGGACAAGTACACGACGCTCCAGGAGGCCTACGACCGTATCCTGGCCACCCAGGTGTCCGGCCGCTGGCGGTTCAACTGGACCGACGACGAGCAGCGCATGCCCAACTGGGAGAAGTCCTACGAGCAGACCAGGAAGCACATGCTCCAGGCCTTCGCCGAGACCTACTCGCTCTCGCTCCAGCAGACGCTGTACCAGATGGGTTCGCGGATCATCAACAACCGCAGCGAGATCGACGAGGTCCGCTTCTCGCTCCCGAACAAGCACCACTTCCTGGTGGACCTGGAGCCGTTCGGGCTGAAGAACGACAACGAGGTCTACTACGCCGCCGATCGCCCCTACGGCCTGATCGAGGCCACCATCCTGCGGGACGGCGCCGAGCAGCTCATCCCGGTCGACATGACCAACCTGTAG
- a CDS encoding 8-oxoguanine deaminase produces MAADQRIVIENCAIATVDAHDTEHASGHVVVRGNRIESLGAGPAPEGLENVVRRIDATGHLVTPGLVNTHHHFYQWITRGLATDHNLFNWLVALYPTWARIDEAMTYSAAQGSLAMMARGGVTTAMDHHYVFPQGSGDLSGSIIRAAREMGVRFTLARGSMDRSEKDGGLPPDFAVETLEGALAATEATVKEHHDASFDAMTQVAVAPCSPFSVSTELLKQGAELARRLGVRLHTHGSETVEEEKFCHELFGMGPTDYFESTGWLGEDVWMAHCVHMNDSDIAAFARTKTGVAHCPSSNARLAAGIARVPDMLAAGVPVGLGVDGTASNESGELHTELRNALLINRLGAHREAALNARQALRLGTYGGAQVLGRAAEIGSLEPGKLADLVLWKLDTLAHASIADPVTALVFGAAAPVTASFVNGEQIVANDRLLTVDEDAIARSTREQAQRLARIAAQG; encoded by the coding sequence ATGGCAGCAGACCAGCGCATCGTCATCGAGAACTGTGCGATCGCGACCGTCGACGCCCACGACACCGAGCACGCCTCGGGTCACGTCGTCGTACGCGGCAACCGCATAGAGTCGCTGGGGGCCGGCCCGGCACCCGAGGGCCTGGAGAACGTCGTACGGCGCATCGACGCCACCGGCCATCTGGTGACTCCCGGACTGGTCAACACGCACCACCACTTCTACCAGTGGATCACCCGCGGCCTGGCCACCGACCACAACCTGTTCAACTGGCTGGTCGCCCTGTACCCGACCTGGGCGCGCATCGACGAGGCGATGACGTACTCGGCCGCCCAGGGCTCGCTCGCCATGATGGCCCGCGGCGGAGTCACCACCGCCATGGACCACCACTACGTCTTCCCCCAGGGCTCCGGCGACCTGTCCGGCTCGATCATCCGCGCCGCCCGCGAAATGGGCGTCCGCTTCACCCTCGCCCGCGGCTCCATGGACCGCAGCGAGAAGGACGGCGGCCTGCCCCCGGACTTCGCCGTCGAGACCCTGGAGGGCGCCCTCGCCGCCACCGAGGCCACCGTCAAGGAGCACCACGACGCCTCCTTCGACGCGATGACCCAGGTCGCGGTCGCCCCCTGCTCACCGTTCTCGGTGTCGACCGAACTGCTCAAGCAGGGCGCCGAGTTGGCCCGCAGGCTCGGCGTACGGCTGCACACCCACGGCTCGGAGACCGTGGAGGAGGAGAAGTTCTGCCACGAGCTGTTCGGCATGGGCCCGACCGACTACTTCGAGTCCACCGGCTGGCTCGGCGAGGACGTGTGGATGGCGCACTGCGTCCACATGAACGACTCCGACATCGCCGCGTTCGCCCGGACGAAGACGGGTGTGGCGCACTGCCCGTCCTCCAACGCCCGGCTGGCCGCCGGCATCGCCCGCGTCCCCGACATGCTCGCGGCCGGTGTCCCCGTCGGCCTCGGCGTCGACGGCACCGCCTCCAACGAGTCCGGAGAACTCCACACCGAACTGCGCAACGCCCTGCTCATCAACCGCCTCGGCGCCCACCGCGAGGCCGCCCTGAACGCCCGTCAGGCGCTGCGCCTCGGCACCTACGGCGGTGCCCAAGTGCTCGGCCGCGCCGCCGAGATCGGCTCGCTGGAGCCGGGCAAGCTGGCCGACCTGGTGCTCTGGAAGCTCGATACCCTCGCCCACGCCTCCATCGCCGACCCGGTGACCGCGCTGGTCTTCGGCGCGGCGGCCCCGGTCACCGCCTCCTTCGTCAACGGCGAGCAGATCGTGGCGAACGACCGGCTGCTCACCGTCGACGAGGACGCCATCGCCCGCTCCACCCGCGAGCAGGCGCAGCGACTGGCGCGGATCGCCGCACAGGGCTGA
- a CDS encoding nucleobase:cation symporter-2 family protein, with amino-acid sequence MSAHPVDEKLPAVKMATTGLQHVAAMYAGVVAPPLIVGAAIGLSATDLTFLTGACLFTAGLATFLQTLGIWKIGARLPFVNGVTFAGVAPMTAIVASTDDKSDALPIIFGAVIVAGLLGFIAAPFFSKMVRFFPPVVTGTVITLIGISLLPVAFGWAQGPNPAADDYGSSTNLTLAAITLLLVLLLRRFTRGFVKQIAVLLGLLGGTLIAIPFGVTDFAPVADASVIGFPTPFHFGAPQLQLAAIISMCVVMVVSMTESTADMLALGEIVDRPADERTIAAGLRADTLGSAISPLFNGFMCSAFAQNIGLVAMTRIRSRYVVAAGGGFLVLMGLCPMAASLIAVVPRPVLGGAGVVLFGSVAASGIQTLVRAGLEKDNNVLIVAVSLAVGIIPISAPEFYHSFPETARIVLDSGISTGCVVAVLLNLVFNHLGKDHDAADVTHPMEAGEELTGSPHPSPATP; translated from the coding sequence GTGTCCGCCCACCCCGTCGACGAGAAACTCCCCGCCGTGAAAATGGCGACCACCGGCCTGCAACATGTGGCCGCCATGTACGCGGGCGTCGTCGCCCCGCCCCTGATCGTCGGCGCCGCCATCGGCTTGTCCGCCACCGACCTGACCTTCCTGACCGGCGCCTGCCTCTTCACGGCGGGCCTCGCGACCTTCCTCCAGACGCTGGGCATCTGGAAGATCGGCGCCCGGCTGCCCTTCGTCAACGGCGTCACCTTCGCCGGGGTCGCCCCCATGACCGCGATCGTCGCCTCCACCGACGACAAGTCCGACGCACTGCCGATCATCTTCGGGGCGGTGATCGTCGCGGGCCTGCTGGGCTTCATCGCGGCGCCGTTCTTCAGCAAGATGGTCCGCTTCTTCCCACCGGTCGTCACCGGCACGGTCATCACCCTGATCGGTATCTCGCTGCTGCCCGTGGCCTTCGGCTGGGCGCAGGGCCCCAACCCCGCGGCGGACGACTACGGTTCGAGCACCAACCTGACCCTGGCGGCCATAACCCTCCTCCTGGTCCTGCTGCTGCGCCGCTTCACCCGGGGCTTCGTCAAGCAGATCGCCGTGCTGCTGGGCCTGCTCGGCGGCACCCTGATAGCCATCCCCTTCGGCGTCACGGACTTCGCCCCGGTGGCGGACGCGAGCGTGATCGGCTTCCCGACGCCCTTCCACTTCGGCGCACCGCAGCTCCAGCTCGCCGCGATCATCTCGATGTGCGTGGTGATGGTGGTCTCGATGACCGAATCGACCGCGGACATGCTGGCGTTGGGCGAGATCGTGGACCGCCCGGCGGATGAGAGGACCATCGCGGCCGGCCTGCGCGCGGACACCCTGGGCTCGGCGATCAGCCCGCTGTTCAACGGCTTCATGTGCAGCGCCTTCGCCCAGAACATCGGCCTGGTCGCCATGACGAGGATCCGCAGCCGCTACGTCGTGGCCGCGGGCGGCGGTTTCCTGGTGCTGATGGGCCTGTGCCCGATGGCCGCCTCACTGATCGCGGTCGTCCCGCGCCCGGTGCTGGGCGGGGCGGGCGTGGTCCTGTTCGGCTCGGTCGCGGCCAGCGGCATCCAGACCCTGGTCCGGGCCGGCCTGGAGAAGGACAACAACGTGCTGATCGTGGCGGTCTCCCTGGCGGTGGGCATCATCCCCATCTCCGCCCCGGAGTTCTACCACTCCTTCCCGGAGACCGCCCGGATCGTCCTGGACTCCGGCATCTCCACGGGCTGTGTGGTGGCGGTGCTGCTGAACCTGGTCTTCAACCACCTGGGCAAGGACCATGACGCTGCTGATGTGACCCACCCGATGGAGGCGGGCGAGGAGCTCACCGGCTCGCCCCACCCGTCCCCGGCCACGCCATGA